A DNA window from Chelativorans sp. AA-79 contains the following coding sequences:
- the leuA gene encoding 2-isopropylmalate synthase, producing the protein MPNAQRKYQPYPQIDLSDRTWPSKRIEKAPVWCSVDLRDGNQALIDPMGHERKARMFGLLLEMGFNEIEIGFPSASQTDFDFTRWAIEEHNVSDDVSLQVLVQCRPELIARTFEALAGAKHPIVHFYNSTSELQRRVVFEKDVAGIKTIATDAAKMITDMAAKAAKESGHPGYRFQYSPESFTGTELDVALEICNAVIEIVKPTPEDKLIINLPSTVEMSTPNIYADQIEWMCRQLDRRDSLIVSLHPHNDRGTAIAATELGLMAGADRVEGTLFGNGERTGNVDIVTLALNMYTQGVDPELDCSDIDRMKDIYEYSNQLRIPERHPYVGELVYTAFSGSHQDAINKGMKAYRKANKELWEVPYLPIDPADVGRTYEAIIRINSQSGKGGIAYVLQADYGLNLPRNLQVEFREDIQAITDAEGRELPSKSIHDRFIELYVEQPGARLKFLDHQTFPDSESKSRRVVEATILDNGVEKTITGVGTGPIDGFINALSRHVGVDMTVLDYSEHSLQRGADAAAVSYVEVEHPGGRLFGVGINTNITTASLEAVVSAANRIIR; encoded by the coding sequence ATGCCGAACGCCCAACGCAAATATCAGCCTTATCCGCAGATCGACCTTTCGGACCGCACCTGGCCTTCCAAGCGCATCGAGAAAGCGCCGGTCTGGTGCTCCGTCGACCTGCGCGACGGCAATCAGGCGCTCATCGACCCGATGGGGCACGAGCGCAAGGCGCGCATGTTCGGGCTGCTCCTCGAGATGGGCTTCAACGAGATCGAGATCGGCTTCCCTTCAGCCTCGCAGACGGACTTCGACTTCACGCGCTGGGCGATCGAAGAGCACAATGTATCCGACGACGTCTCCCTCCAGGTGCTGGTGCAGTGCCGGCCGGAGCTGATCGCGCGCACCTTCGAGGCGCTGGCGGGCGCCAAGCACCCGATCGTCCATTTCTACAACTCCACCAGCGAGTTGCAGCGCCGCGTCGTCTTCGAGAAGGATGTCGCCGGCATCAAGACGATTGCGACCGACGCGGCGAAGATGATCACGGACATGGCGGCGAAGGCCGCCAAAGAATCGGGACATCCGGGCTACCGCTTCCAGTATTCGCCGGAAAGCTTTACCGGCACCGAGCTCGATGTGGCCCTGGAGATCTGCAACGCTGTCATCGAGATCGTAAAACCGACGCCCGAGGATAAGCTGATCATCAACTTGCCGTCCACGGTGGAGATGTCGACGCCGAACATCTATGCCGACCAGATCGAATGGATGTGCCGGCAGCTCGACCGGCGCGACAGCCTGATCGTCTCGCTCCATCCCCACAACGACCGGGGCACGGCGATCGCCGCCACCGAGCTCGGCCTGATGGCGGGGGCGGACCGGGTGGAAGGCACGCTGTTCGGCAATGGCGAACGCACGGGCAATGTCGACATCGTCACGCTCGCGCTCAACATGTACACGCAGGGCGTGGATCCCGAGCTCGACTGTTCCGACATCGACCGCATGAAAGATATCTACGAATATTCCAACCAGCTCCGCATCCCGGAGCGGCATCCTTATGTGGGCGAACTGGTCTACACGGCCTTCTCCGGCTCCCACCAGGATGCCATCAACAAGGGCATGAAAGCCTACCGCAAGGCCAACAAGGAGCTGTGGGAGGTGCCTTACCTGCCCATCGATCCCGCCGATGTGGGCCGCACCTACGAGGCGATCATCCGCATCAACTCGCAGTCGGGCAAAGGCGGCATCGCCTATGTGCTGCAGGCCGATTACGGGCTCAACCTGCCGCGCAACCTGCAGGTGGAGTTCCGTGAGGACATCCAGGCCATCACCGATGCCGAAGGCAGGGAACTGCCCTCGAAGAGCATTCACGACCGGTTCATCGAGCTCTATGTCGAGCAGCCGGGCGCCCGCCTGAAATTCCTCGACCACCAGACTTTTCCCGACTCGGAAAGCAAATCGCGCCGCGTTGTCGAGGCCACCATCCTCGACAATGGGGTGGAAAAAACCATCACGGGGGTGGGCACGGGGCCGATCGACGGCTTCATCAACGCGCTTTCGCGCCATGTCGGCGTCGACATGACCGTGCTGGATTATTCGGAGCATTCGCTCCAGCGCGGCGCCGATGCGGCGGCGGTGAGCTATGTCGAGGTCGAGCATCCGGGCGGAAGGCTGTTCGGTGTCGGCATCAACACCAACATCACCACCGCCTCGCTCGAAGCGGTGGTGTCGGCCGCCAACCGCATCATCCGGTGA
- a CDS encoding nuclear transport factor 2 family protein produces MKDLTDIARRSYQAYVDKDRAAIEAVIAEDFHFTSPLDNRIDRRTYFERCWPGSETISDFRFVRLVEDGNKVFVTYEGTATTGRRFRNTEVLTMRDGKIVEAEVYFGWNVPHEAPAGGFIDQPRKGGDS; encoded by the coding sequence ATGAAGGATCTGACGGACATCGCCCGCAGGAGTTATCAGGCTTACGTCGACAAGGACCGTGCAGCCATCGAGGCGGTGATCGCCGAGGACTTTCACTTCACAAGTCCGCTCGACAACCGCATCGACCGGCGGACCTATTTCGAGCGCTGCTGGCCGGGCAGCGAGACGATCTCCGATTTCCGCTTCGTCCGCCTCGTGGAGGACGGCAACAAGGTTTTCGTGACCTATGAAGGGACGGCGACTACAGGCCGGCGCTTCCGCAACACGGAAGTCCTGACCATGCGCGACGGCAAGATCGTCGAGGCGGAGGTCTATTTCGGCTGGAACGTTCCGCATGAAGCGCCCGCCGGCGGCTTCATCGACCAGCCCCGGAAGGGAGGGGACTCATGA
- a CDS encoding SRPBCC domain-containing protein encodes MNQRTRASSGGIALTLTRIFDAPPALVFEAWTTPEHLARWWGPKDFSVPSVEADFREGGAWRSCIRSPEGQDYWAHGIYREIVPPHHIVFNFMWEEEDAMDTLITVTFEEAEAGTRLTFHQSPFPTVESRDGHAEGWSECIDRLEVYIARQGGTE; translated from the coding sequence ATGAACCAGAGAACCAGGGCTTCCAGCGGCGGGATCGCTCTCACACTGACACGGATCTTCGACGCTCCCCCGGCCCTCGTCTTCGAGGCCTGGACCACGCCGGAGCATCTCGCCCGCTGGTGGGGTCCAAAGGATTTCTCTGTTCCTTCGGTCGAAGCCGATTTCCGCGAGGGCGGCGCATGGCGCAGTTGCATCCGCTCGCCGGAGGGGCAGGACTATTGGGCGCATGGGATCTATCGCGAGATCGTGCCGCCGCACCACATCGTCTTCAACTTCATGTGGGAAGAAGAGGACGCGATGGACACACTCATCACCGTGACCTTCGAGGAGGCGGAAGCCGGCACGCGGCTCACCTTCCATCAGTCGCCCTTCCCGACCGTCGAGAGCCGTGACGGCCATGCGGAAGGCTGGTCGGAATGCATCGACCGCCTCGAGGTTTACATCGCCAGGCAAGGAGGAACGGAATGA
- a CDS encoding alpha/beta fold hydrolase, which translates to MSATGEGGPALVLLHGFGGTHRVWNGVRAGLGGNIRVLAYDLPGHGGSLPVPEAGGAGTVAKAVLADLTARGVERFHVGGHSFGGAVAALAALAEPGRVLSISLFAPGGIGPEIDAPLLRDYAEAATREALVRCLSAMTGRGPLPEGLLADAQAMRAVRGQMEALARLYPLITRDGRQGVIARERLASLPMPVRVAWGGQDRVLPVRQVENLPPHFLPHIFPELGHMLPVEDPGAMAQILLAAVEQ; encoded by the coding sequence GTGAGCGCAACGGGCGAGGGCGGCCCCGCCCTCGTTCTCCTGCACGGCTTCGGCGGCACGCATCGGGTGTGGAACGGCGTGCGCGCCGGTCTCGGCGGGAATATCCGCGTCCTTGCCTATGATCTGCCGGGCCATGGCGGCTCGCTGCCGGTCCCGGAGGCGGGCGGCGCCGGTACCGTCGCCAAGGCCGTGCTCGCCGATCTCACGGCGCGCGGCGTCGAGCGGTTCCATGTCGGCGGCCATTCCTTCGGCGGCGCCGTTGCTGCCCTTGCGGCGCTTGCCGAGCCTGGACGCGTCCTTTCCATCTCCCTCTTCGCACCCGGCGGCATCGGCCCGGAGATCGACGCTCCTCTCCTGCGCGACTATGCGGAAGCGGCCACGCGGGAGGCGCTCGTCCGCTGCCTGTCCGCCATGACGGGCCGCGGCCCGCTTCCTGAAGGACTGTTGGCGGATGCGCAGGCGATGCGCGCCGTACGGGGCCAGATGGAGGCGCTTGCGCGGCTTTATCCGCTCATCACCCGTGACGGGCGCCAAGGTGTCATCGCGCGGGAAAGGCTCGCCTCCCTGCCCATGCCGGTTCGTGTCGCATGGGGAGGGCAGGACAGGGTTCTTCCCGTGCGGCAGGTGGAGAACCTCCCGCCGCATTTCCTGCCGCACATCTTTCCCGAACTCGGCCATATGCTGCCGGTGGAAGACCCCGGGGCGATGGCGCAGATCCTGCTCGCCGCGGTGGAGCAGTAG
- a CDS encoding metalloregulator ArsR/SmtB family transcription factor produces the protein MDQLSATFAALADPTRRAIIARLTAGEATVNELAAPFDMSLPAVSKHLKVLERAGLISRGRNAQWRPCKLEAGPLKEVADWAERYRQFWEGSFDRLDNYLKEIQQKETSNDA, from the coding sequence ATGGACCAGCTCAGCGCCACCTTCGCCGCTCTTGCCGACCCCACCCGCCGGGCGATCATCGCGCGGCTCACTGCGGGCGAGGCCACGGTGAACGAGCTTGCCGCCCCCTTCGACATGAGCCTCCCCGCCGTCTCGAAGCATCTGAAGGTGCTGGAGCGTGCCGGCCTCATCTCGCGCGGCCGCAACGCGCAGTGGCGGCCCTGCAAGCTGGAGGCCGGACCGCTCAAGGAAGTTGCGGACTGGGCCGAGCGCTACCGCCAGTTCTGGGAAGGCAGCTTCGACAGACTCGACAACTATCTCAAGGAAATCCAGCAGAAGGAGACTTCCAATGATGCCTGA
- a CDS encoding alpha/beta hydrolase, protein MSFRTIRADGVDFATEAFGDASHPPVVLIMGGMASMLWWPEGFCRRLAEHGRFVIRYDQRDSGLSTKYPPGQPGYGYGDAVDDVFRVLDGYGISAAHIIGFSLGGMVGQGAALKKPERVRSLTAISTSPLGVDTSHLPASGEAWLEHMNLEVDWSDRADAVAYLVDDARLTAGTAHPFDETRTRTFIEQDFDRSGGYLSATNHSILFDVGEAWRNRLHEMKPPLLVIHGTADPVFPPEYGAALAAEVDGARLVRIEGGGHELHPEDWDRIISAITEHTSNTN, encoded by the coding sequence ATGAGCTTCCGAACGATCCGCGCGGACGGTGTCGACTTTGCCACCGAGGCATTCGGCGATGCGTCCCACCCCCCGGTGGTTCTGATCATGGGCGGAATGGCATCCATGCTGTGGTGGCCTGAAGGATTCTGCCGGCGCCTGGCCGAGCACGGCCGCTTTGTCATTCGCTATGACCAGCGCGATAGCGGTCTCTCGACGAAATATCCGCCCGGCCAGCCGGGCTATGGCTACGGCGATGCGGTCGATGACGTGTTCCGCGTGCTCGACGGCTACGGGATTTCCGCCGCCCATATCATCGGCTTTTCCCTCGGTGGCATGGTGGGCCAAGGGGCTGCGCTGAAGAAGCCGGAACGCGTGCGTTCCCTGACGGCGATCAGCACTTCGCCTCTCGGGGTAGACACCTCCCATCTCCCTGCGAGCGGAGAGGCCTGGCTGGAACACATGAACCTGGAGGTGGACTGGTCGGACCGGGCAGACGCGGTCGCGTACCTGGTCGACGATGCGCGCCTGACTGCGGGCACGGCCCATCCTTTCGATGAAACCCGCACCAGAACCTTCATCGAACAGGACTTCGACCGCTCAGGCGGCTATCTCAGCGCCACCAATCACAGCATCCTCTTCGATGTCGGCGAGGCATGGCGGAATCGGCTGCACGAGATGAAGCCGCCCCTTCTCGTCATTCACGGCACGGCCGATCCGGTATTCCCGCCGGAATACGGCGCGGCCCTGGCCGCTGAAGTCGATGGAGCCAGACTGGTCAGGATCGAGGGAGGCGGACACGAGCTGCACCCCGAAGACTGGGACCGGATCATCTCGGCGATCACCGAACACACAAGCAATACCAACTGA
- a CDS encoding glutathione S-transferase family protein yields the protein MGLLVDGVWHDEWYDTSKTGGRFERSKSRFRDWITEDGKPAEGRERGFKAEPGRYHLYVSYACPWAHRTLIFRKLKKLDDVISFSVVHHFMGENGWTFRKEDGATGDELYGLDFLHQIYTRADPRYSGRVTVPVLWDRKTETIVSNESAEIIRMMNTAFDEWGDASLDFYPEDLRGEIDRVNELVYDNINNGVYRAGFATTQEAYEEAFRDLFAALDQVEERLSRQRYLAGSRLTEADWRLFTTLVRFDPVYAGHFKCNLRRIADYPNLSNYLRELYQIPGVAETVNMHHIKAHYYGSHRTINPTGIVPLGPELNYGAPHNRERFAEAA from the coding sequence ATGGGCCTGCTCGTCGACGGCGTCTGGCATGACGAATGGTACGACACCTCGAAAACCGGTGGCCGCTTCGAGCGGTCGAAATCGCGGTTCCGCGACTGGATCACGGAAGACGGGAAGCCGGCCGAAGGGCGGGAGCGCGGCTTCAAGGCGGAGCCCGGCCGCTACCATCTCTATGTCTCCTATGCCTGCCCCTGGGCGCACCGCACGCTGATCTTCCGCAAGCTGAAGAAGCTGGACGACGTGATCTCCTTCTCGGTCGTCCACCATTTCATGGGCGAGAATGGCTGGACCTTCAGGAAGGAGGACGGGGCGACGGGCGACGAGCTCTACGGCCTCGATTTTCTGCACCAGATCTACACCAGGGCCGATCCCCGCTATTCAGGCCGTGTGACCGTGCCCGTGCTGTGGGACCGCAAGACGGAAACCATCGTCAGCAACGAATCCGCCGAGATCATCCGCATGATGAACACGGCCTTCGACGAGTGGGGCGACGCCTCTCTCGATTTCTACCCGGAGGATCTGCGCGGCGAGATCGACCGGGTGAACGAACTCGTCTACGACAACATCAACAACGGCGTCTATCGTGCTGGTTTTGCGACGACGCAGGAGGCCTATGAGGAAGCCTTTCGCGATCTGTTCGCCGCGTTGGACCAGGTGGAGGAGCGGCTGTCGCGGCAGCGCTATCTGGCGGGCAGCCGCCTGACGGAAGCCGACTGGCGGCTCTTCACCACGCTGGTGCGCTTCGATCCGGTCTATGCCGGCCACTTCAAGTGCAACCTGCGCCGCATCGCCGACTATCCGAACCTGTCGAACTACCTGCGCGAGCTCTACCAGATTCCGGGCGTGGCCGAGACAGTGAACATGCATCACATCAAGGCGCACTATTACGGGAGCCACAGGACCATCAACCCGACCGGCATCGTGCCGCTGGGGCCGGAGCTGAACTACGGCGCGCCCCATAACCGGGAGAGATTCGCAGAGGCGGCGTAA
- a CDS encoding GFA family protein — protein MKKTYHGSCHCGAVRFSANLDLAPEGERSKPPRPGVWWTSSFRCNCSSCLKTRFWKAFAPPEDFELLSGEDALTEYRFGEKMIRHVFCRHCGVHPFGSADFDIMGGAFYAVNIVCLDDATDKELAHAPIIYEDGRHDAWDRPPEVTSYL, from the coding sequence ATGAAAAAGACCTATCACGGGAGCTGCCACTGCGGTGCAGTTCGCTTTTCTGCCAACCTTGATCTCGCGCCGGAGGGCGAGCGCTCAAAGCCGCCTCGGCCGGGCGTTTGGTGGACCTCCAGTTTCCGCTGCAACTGTTCCTCCTGCCTCAAGACGCGTTTCTGGAAAGCCTTCGCGCCGCCGGAGGACTTCGAGCTGCTTTCAGGCGAGGACGCGCTGACGGAATATCGCTTCGGCGAGAAGATGATCCGCCACGTCTTCTGCCGGCATTGCGGCGTTCATCCCTTCGGCAGCGCCGATTTCGACATCATGGGCGGTGCGTTCTACGCGGTGAACATCGTCTGCCTCGATGACGCAACCGACAAAGAGCTGGCGCACGCGCCCATCATCTATGAGGATGGCCGGCACGATGCCTGGGATCGGCCGCCGGAGGTAACCTCGTATCTCTAG
- a CDS encoding dihydrofolate reductase family protein: MRRLVVWNLMTLDGYFEGKSPWDLAFHEAVWGDELAAFSLEQGKEIGTLLFGRRTYEGMAGHWSKATGPTADMMNSIEKAVATRTLEEATWNNTRLLKGEAAEAVRALKMEEGKDVYVMGSADLLDTLLKAGLVDEYRICLAPVVLGGGNPLFKPQDQQVKMTLIGTRPLKTGGVVLTYTVGG; this comes from the coding sequence ATGAGACGATTGGTGGTTTGGAACTTGATGACGCTCGACGGCTATTTCGAGGGCAAGAGCCCGTGGGATCTCGCCTTTCACGAGGCTGTCTGGGGCGATGAACTGGCGGCTTTCTCGCTCGAGCAGGGCAAGGAGATCGGCACGCTGCTTTTCGGACGGCGCACCTATGAGGGCATGGCCGGCCACTGGAGCAAGGCGACCGGCCCGACTGCCGACATGATGAATTCGATCGAGAAGGCGGTGGCAACCCGCACGCTCGAAGAGGCGACGTGGAACAACACGCGGCTCTTGAAGGGTGAGGCTGCGGAGGCGGTCAGGGCGCTGAAGATGGAGGAAGGCAAGGACGTCTATGTAATGGGCAGCGCAGACCTGCTCGATACCCTCCTCAAGGCGGGGCTCGTTGACGAATACCGGATCTGCCTCGCGCCGGTGGTGCTGGGCGGGGGCAATCCGCTGTTCAAGCCGCAGGACCAACAGGTCAAGATGACCCTCATAGGCACGCGCCCGCTCAAGACCGGCGGGGTGGTGCTCACCTATACCGTGGGCGGGTGA
- a CDS encoding SRPBCC domain-containing protein, giving the protein MMPDAATARQSDAELYISRLFDAPRAVVFDAWTRPEHLNRWCCPTGFTLPFSKGDIRTGGWFKTCMRSPDGQDHWLSGTYREVTPPERIIFTHAWHDETGKPGHETVVTVTLKEEAGKTRLTLHQAFFASTAARDGHEDGWNATLDNLADCLPAMAG; this is encoded by the coding sequence ATGATGCCTGATGCCGCGACTGCCCGGCAATCCGATGCCGAGCTCTATATCTCCCGCCTCTTCGATGCGCCGCGCGCTGTCGTCTTCGATGCATGGACCAGGCCGGAGCACCTGAACCGCTGGTGCTGCCCCACAGGCTTCACCCTTCCCTTCTCCAAGGGCGATATCCGCACCGGCGGCTGGTTCAAGACCTGCATGCGCTCGCCTGACGGGCAAGACCACTGGCTGAGCGGCACCTATCGCGAGGTCACGCCACCCGAGCGCATCATCTTCACCCACGCCTGGCACGACGAGACCGGCAAGCCCGGCCATGAAACAGTGGTGACGGTCACCTTGAAAGAAGAAGCGGGAAAGACACGCCTCACGCTGCACCAGGCCTTCTTCGCCTCTACGGCCGCGCGCGACGGGCACGAAGACGGCTGGAACGCGACGCTGGACAATCTGGCGGACTGCCTGCCTGCGATGGCCGGCTGA
- a CDS encoding metallophosphoesterase encodes MFRLAHFSDIHLGPLPKLTYRELISKRITGYINWHRRRRVNLDNGIIDLISEDILAMEPDHIALTGDLVNLALDKEIELARLWLKELGIPRDVSVVPGNHDAYVPRALDKACRAWGAYMAADGAAPITEHGQFPYMRVRGPVALIGLSSARATAPFLASGYFTEKQEGRAGELLDEAGARDLFRVILIHHPPVRGATGQHKRLFGISRFQKMVRRHGAELVLHGHTHQPTVHRIDGKDGVSVPVVGVAAAGQAHGAALPAAHYNLLEIMGAPGSWQVQLTRRGVAEAGSGVVQLSSQWLVSSNRAPA; translated from the coding sequence ATGTTTCGGCTGGCGCATTTCTCCGATATCCATTTGGGGCCCCTCCCCAAGCTTACCTATCGTGAACTCATCTCGAAACGCATTACCGGCTATATCAACTGGCACCGCAGGCGCCGCGTCAACCTCGACAACGGCATCATCGACCTGATCAGCGAAGACATCCTGGCCATGGAGCCGGATCACATCGCGCTCACCGGCGACCTGGTGAACCTGGCTTTGGACAAGGAGATCGAGCTGGCGCGGCTGTGGCTGAAGGAACTGGGCATCCCCCGCGACGTCTCTGTCGTTCCCGGCAATCACGACGCCTATGTGCCGCGCGCGCTGGACAAGGCCTGCCGCGCCTGGGGCGCCTATATGGCGGCCGACGGGGCGGCGCCGATCACCGAGCACGGGCAGTTCCCCTATATGCGCGTGCGCGGGCCGGTTGCGCTCATCGGCCTCTCCTCGGCGCGGGCGACCGCCCCTTTCCTGGCGAGCGGCTACTTCACCGAGAAGCAGGAGGGCCGCGCGGGCGAGCTTCTGGACGAGGCCGGGGCGCGGGATCTCTTCCGCGTGATCCTGATCCACCACCCCCCGGTGCGGGGCGCCACGGGCCAGCACAAGCGGCTGTTCGGCATCTCCCGGTTCCAGAAGATGGTGCGGCGGCACGGGGCCGAGCTCGTCCTGCACGGGCACACCCACCAGCCGACTGTGCACCGCATCGACGGCAAGGATGGCGTGAGCGTGCCGGTGGTCGGGGTCGCGGCGGCAGGCCAGGCCCATGGCGCCGCGCTTCCGGCCGCGCACTACAACCTGCTGGAGATCATGGGTGCTCCAGGTTCCTGGCAGGTGCAACTCACCCGGCGCGGTGTGGCCGAAGCCGGAAGCGGCGTCGTGCAGCTCTCGTCCCAATGGCTCGTCTCGTCCAACCGCGCTCCGGCTTGA
- a CDS encoding helix-turn-helix domain-containing protein: MASDRQESAAHRSGCPINLTLEVLGDKWSLIIVRDMMFGNRRHFRELLSQNEEGIASNILADRLKRLLAEGVISKEDDPSHKQKAIYSLTEKGIELLPIFAMIGAWGRKWLPVTEALSIRAQLLEEGGPALWEDFMEELRQEHLGIPAKPRSGPGVRERLHAAYEEVVARNAAAPA; encoded by the coding sequence TTGGCTTCCGACAGGCAGGAATCCGCCGCCCACCGTTCGGGCTGTCCCATCAATCTCACGCTCGAAGTGCTGGGGGACAAATGGTCCCTGATCATCGTGCGGGACATGATGTTCGGGAACCGCCGTCATTTTCGCGAATTGCTCTCGCAGAACGAAGAGGGGATCGCTTCCAACATCCTGGCGGACCGGCTGAAGCGCCTGCTTGCGGAAGGCGTCATCTCCAAGGAGGACGATCCGAGCCATAAGCAGAAGGCGATCTACAGCCTGACGGAGAAGGGCATCGAGCTCTTGCCCATCTTCGCGATGATCGGCGCCTGGGGTCGGAAGTGGCTGCCAGTCACGGAGGCGCTTTCCATCCGCGCGCAGCTTCTGGAGGAGGGCGGGCCGGCGCTCTGGGAAGACTTCATGGAAGAGCTGCGCCAGGAACATCTGGGCATCCCGGCGAAGCCCAGGTCAGGGCCGGGTGTGCGCGAGAGGTTGCACGCGGCCTATGAGGAGGTGGTGGCGCGGAATGCGGCTGCGCCCGCCTAG
- a CDS encoding N-acetyltransferase has product MSLADIVFLPEDPAHDHEIEEINAEAFGPGRFAKAAYRIREGGPHERALSFVALHEGKVVASVRLTRIVAGEGRALLLGPLAVRPVYKNNGIGKKLVRIALEAAREAGAGVVVLVGDEPYYGPLGFRRVPNGQLAMPRPVDPGRLLAAELQDGALSALHGMAMHEAVVGQSLPTLLSPPPPMETLLQRVG; this is encoded by the coding sequence ATGTCCCTTGCCGACATCGTCTTCCTGCCGGAGGATCCGGCGCACGACCATGAAATCGAAGAGATCAACGCCGAAGCCTTCGGTCCCGGCCGCTTCGCCAAGGCGGCTTACAGGATCCGCGAGGGCGGGCCGCACGAGCGCGCGCTCTCCTTCGTGGCCCTTCACGAGGGAAAGGTGGTCGCCTCGGTGCGGCTGACGCGCATCGTGGCGGGCGAGGGCAGGGCGCTGCTGCTCGGGCCGCTGGCGGTGCGGCCCGTCTACAAGAACAACGGCATCGGCAAGAAGCTCGTGCGCATCGCGCTCGAGGCTGCGCGCGAAGCGGGAGCCGGCGTGGTCGTGCTTGTGGGGGACGAACCCTATTACGGGCCGCTCGGCTTCAGAAGGGTGCCCAACGGCCAGCTCGCCATGCCCCGGCCGGTCGATCCAGGCCGCCTGCTCGCGGCGGAACTCCAGGACGGCGCACTCTCCGCGTTGCACGGCATGGCGATGCATGAGGCCGTGGTGGGGCAGAGCCTTCCGACCCTGCTTTCCCCTCCGCCGCCGATGGAGACATTGCTTCAGCGCGTGGGCTGA
- a CDS encoding NUDIX domain-containing protein: MSAPRRMEPRSAEQMRLRVKLFHLWNLFRRPMTLGVRGVVFEPALREVFLVRHTYVAGWHFPGGGVEPGENMLTALTRELREEGNIALTGMPELRSIHFNRHASRRDHVAVYLITRFEQSSARKPDLEIAEARFFPLDALPAETTEGTRRRLAEIFDGTEITADW, translated from the coding sequence ATGAGCGCGCCTCGGCGCATGGAGCCGCGCAGCGCCGAACAGATGCGGTTGCGCGTAAAACTCTTTCACCTGTGGAACTTGTTCCGCCGGCCCATGACGCTCGGCGTGCGCGGCGTCGTCTTCGAGCCGGCGCTGCGCGAGGTCTTTCTCGTCCGCCACACCTATGTGGCAGGCTGGCATTTCCCCGGCGGCGGCGTCGAGCCTGGCGAGAACATGCTCACCGCACTCACCCGCGAGCTCCGCGAGGAGGGCAATATCGCGCTCACCGGCATGCCGGAGCTCAGGTCCATCCATTTCAACCGCCATGCGAGCCGGCGCGACCATGTGGCCGTCTACCTGATCACGCGCTTCGAGCAGAGCAGCGCCCGCAAGCCCGATCTCGAAATCGCCGAAGCCCGTTTCTTTCCCCTCGATGCGCTGCCTGCGGAGACGACCGAAGGCACGCGCCGCCGCCTCGCCGAAATCTTCGACGGAACGGAGATCACGGCGGACTGGTAA